agggggtggatcgtgagatcccacatcggttggggaggagaatgaaacattctttataaggcggtgaaaacctctacctagcagacacgttttaaaaaacttaatgaaaagctcgaaagggaaagtccaacgAATATTAGttgagcttgagctattagAAAAATCACCCAATAGACATATAGAAATGAAGTTAAACCAACCTGATGGCATGACAATCGCTTGGAAAGTGCCTGATAATCACCTCTATGTAGTTCATAGAGAGGGAGATCACTAGGACAACCATCAGGCTTCACCCACTTAAAATCTGGTTTAGTAGCTTTCTTCAGCTCATCAAAATGATCTTCATTTCTCACCAAAAAGTACAGACCCTGTGGCAATCCCACCACCCTGTGAACGAACATAGCAGCATGAACCTCAGCCTCCCATGGCAAAGCTCGAAACGGCAATGCCAATCCTTCCCTTTGCTTCTCCCCTCCACGAGAACCCGAAGGCACACAATGTAAAAGAATCTGATAAAACATGTCTCTCGTTATCGATGTGACACCGTCCATGTCGACTGCGCTCCTGCGCTTCCTCACGACTTCCCTCACCGTAAAATCCTTGTATGGACGTTCACCAATAACCCCACTGCTCTGAAATGGATGAACTAAAGCTCTACATTCACCTGTTAATGGCTTCTCTACAGCCATGGCTGTTCTATAAATTATATCCCAACATATATGCTGTTTGCTGAGCAAATTTGCCTCTCCTTTCCAGTCTAACTCAGTGAATTCCTGTATTGCAGAGCTCAATTCCTCGTAATTCAAGGTAAAATCAGCAGTACCATTAGGAAAAACAGCAAGAACACAATCAGGATGCTCGAATTCGATCACCGGAAACGAACCCTTCACGGGTCGGGACGGGATTTCGAACTCGGGGAATGTATGCAACCCCATGAGCTTCTTCAAATCATCATATCCCAATCCATCAACAACCTTCACATCCCAACCCAATCCTGCAGCAGCCATGGAAACCGCCGCAATGGCGTGGCCGACATCGTGATTACAATACCGAAACGCTCGCTCACCGTACTTCCAAGCCTCACGCCAGAAAATCGACGACAACCCAATAAGAAAACTGTTCTCAGGaaagaatttaaagaaaaacccaTCTGGAATTTGAGTTCTAATCTCCAACGCATGCTCTTTAGGAGCATAATGCGCGACAAACCCAGAATCTGATATCGATTTTATAGGCGGAGATATCAAATACGCCTCCGTGGGATGCAAATTCCCGCTACTGGGATTGACTCTCAGCGACCAAGTGGAAAACCCAGTAGATTTCCAAGCAGAAAGAGCCAAAGAATCGTAAAAGAACTGAGAAATTGTGGCTTTACAAACAGTTTTCGGATTAGGTAACGAAACAAAGAGAGAATCATACGAAGGAGCTTCATCGATCACATCATCCGATGCGGCGGATTGCTTGAGAATCGGGAAATGGGAGACAGGGAGAAGAGGGGCGGCGGTGTAGCGGCGGAAGGGGTTCGGCTGGTTCGCCCAATCGAGGCCGTGGGGGCCTCTAGCGTAGCTGGAGAAGGCGTGCTTGGTTTGGTTGTGGTATTTGAGGACCTGCGAGAGGTTCGGATCGTCTTGGTCGAGTGGGGTattggaagaggaggaagagaagggCATGGCCATGGCCATGGCGGATGAGACTGTGAGTGAGGGAAATGGAAGCGTGGAGGTTGAAGAAGGTGGAAGAAGAAGGGCTATGGCGGGAGGGTTCCAGAAGATGGAGAACCTTGGAGAAGGAAGCCGCAAAGGCATCCTGGTTCGTGGGCTACACATTTGGGCATCTTTGTCTCTTGAGAATTAAGGCGAGGTCCGTTTTTCTCATAATTCTTCCAACAATTTTGGAGTTTGTTCTTGTTCGTTGTCttttattaaatcttcataaatatatatttttaaaaatattaatctcattaatgaataatttacatttttaatataatttatatttgagaACTCAAACATATtactaaattcaataatattttattagtaaaaatataatataatatttacaataatttctaaaaattcaaattttaatattataatataaagttaatataatataatatttacaataatttctaaaaattcaaattttaatattataatataatgttttagagggatgaatatgaaaaaaattcctcccgttttcttttctattactTGTCTCAATTGGGGCGGTCCTACCgattaaataaacatctttaaatataacattgtgttttttttttttcgaaaaaaataaaaaaagtaaataaatttgatttttaaacaaaaaaaaaagattttttttggattttctaaaaaatttaagagtattattgaaatgttttaaatttttatttaatttagtttttcaatttttgaaacCATCTCCAATTTAAATTAGAAGGGTAATTTCGTCTTTTCACAattggtgaaaaaaaaaaacagtttttGAAAGGGGTCTTTCTCcaaattcaaaacatttagaggctatttttctaaaattaccCCTGCGCGCGCCGTAGAAACCTCACTCCTTTCATTTCATCGGCGATAACCCATAGTGTTACTCGGAGACACAGAGAGAAACCAAATATGGAGGTCGGGAGGTTGCCGATATCCGCTACGCTTCGAGGTAAACTGATATCAGCAGGCTATACTACTCTCTCCTCTCTTGCTTCCGCCTCTCCTTCCGACCTTGCTCGAGGTATCAtcactttccttttcttttgatcgAACTTCCTGTTCAACATCTGTTTTCGCTTTAAATTCTTCGGTTTTCCGTTTTCCTTGGATTTTTGTTCATATGTCATCGTTCTGTGNttttttttttttttttttttttttttttttttttttaccactgGTGTAATATAATCCGACGCACGAGTTTGTTTAAAGGAGGTTGAAATTAGCCATTTCGGATCATTCGACCACTAGGATGAATTTCATTGCTGGAAAGTTTAACGTTTCTAGGAAATTTTGTAAGAGAAAAAACATTCAGAAATCTTAAGAGAACGAGAAATAGGAAACGACTCTTCGAGCCTTGAATTGTGGTAATAGATGaatatattgtgataatcaatCGGTAATCTCCTGAGTCCTTCTTAGAGCCTTAGATTTGTGTTGAATTTTGGACCTCAAGGAATTTTATGACTCCGTATGTTCCTGTTGGAATTTATTAAACAGTTTTAATGACCAGAACTAGCTGCAGCATTGGTTCATTCTTCCTTTTGCTATATTTCAAGGCtagatatttgaaattttttcatGCTTGCATGCATACATCTTGTTATTATTGGTCCTTCAATTTGAACCACCTTCTCTGGCAGTGATTTAGTATTGAGTATGAGatttcaatcaatcaatctttTCTGTCTCGAAAGGTTCTATTTCAGCTTCAATCTTCTCAACGTCCCTTGTTTAAACAAGCATGTAAATTCCTTTGATCTTAAATAATGATGGGACGGAAGCatgaatttttcttcattatctAACCCAAAAATCCACTCACTTCAGCTTATTTGCggtaataatttttcttgAGAAGGAGCTTGTCTcagggttttcttttcttgttatCACGAAATGATAAGTATTGTGTATCTCTTAATTTCATCTATTCACTTATTTTCACCCTTTTCTGTTCAATTTCATCGGTCGTGTTACTTTAGTTTTCACTTTCATTGTCCGTGAATGTTGAGTATCGTTAACAAGCCGTCTCATGTGATTCAGAACTggaaatctcaaacaatgaagcttttgaaattcttaaatttGCATCACATGGTAGTAGGCTGGACAGGCCAGACGGGAGTGGTGCTATTGTTAATGGTACAGTTTCCTCTTTGCGtagtttattttttgaaagcaACAGTAAGAAGAAAACTGTGAACTGTGTGacttatgaaataaaaaataaggtgCACGTGATTTGTTTTTGATGTCATCCCTTGTTGGATCTGGAAGTTTCTTCTTAAAGATGAGTACTTCATAGTTTGCTCAAAATAGATGTAGTTATCTAAATGAATAGACAAAAttgtctcttttctttctttttttcttcatttttaatgaCAATTTTTTCATATGTATGTTCCTTTTTATGAAGTTTCAACTTtgttttagataaaaaaaaaataaaactgcTACTGTTAACTTATTCACAGAGTGGTTTACTTCCATTAATTGGTTATGATGTATTTGTGTGGATCATGTTTCTTCTGCCAAGCAAGTTCTTCCTTATTGAATCATCTCATTAGTTGCAATCTTCTCATAGATCGAAAATACTTTATCAAAGGTGTAGATATCTTATGATATACCTTGATGTGTTCATTTACTATCGCATAGTTGTTTAATAGATTGATGTACTATCAGTCAATTGATTGGTGGGTATCCTTTTTTTGGTCTGTTTAAAATACTTCCACATCTAATTACttcattattttctaattattattaatatatcgTGGAACCAGCTCTGATCAATCCATGTAATTTCAAATATCTATTTTGGAATTCTTATCTAGGACAGGTGCAGAGACTGCTTGGGATATGCTCCACAAAGAGCAGTTACTGCCACGTATTACCACATCTTGTGCAGATTTAGATAACCTTCTTGGTGGAGGAATTAATAGCAGTGAGGTTACGGAAATTGGTTAGTGATTGTTATTCTTTCTCTGGTCAGTTGCATTATTACGTGTAATGAGTACATTGTATTCTCCCCTTTATTTTCTGAAGAAGAATGCACTTTATAATGGAATGTCAACTCATGTTCTCGATTGAAATTTCTTAATCTCGcccttttttgtttgaatgtcaactcatgttttattattatgctTTTGAGacatgaatatttaatttatttatttttgccaGGTGGAGTACCGGGTATCGGTAAAACACAGCTTGGGTATGGATTTTTGTTGTATGTTTCTCTCCCAGTGTGAAAATTATTCTTTGTTATACAGAAATAAAATGACATAATGTTTATTTTGCATCGAGTAACAGGATTCAACTTGCTGTAAATGTTCAAATTCCAGGTGCATTTGGTGGCTTAGGTGGAAAAGCAGTTTATATAGGTAGGTTCCAATTCCAGATTTTGCTTCcaattcttttgaatttttttctagCGATCTATATTTGCAATCTAGTTAGGAACATGGCTTTCCTTGATGTTTAGATACAGAAGGGAGCTTTATGGTGGAGCGTGCTGTGCAGATTGCTGAAGCATGTATAGAAGATATGTCAGATTACAGTGTCTTAGTAAAGAAGAATGCAATGCCTCATCAAGTGCAAATCCAACCAAAAGATATCTTGGAAAACATATTTTACTTTCGTGTCTGCAGCTATACAGAGCAAATTGCCCTAGTAAATTATCTGGACAAGTTCATTACGGAGCACAAAGATGTAGGTAGAATTTTCTTCAACTCTTTAAACTATTATCACTGTCTAGGAAAATAATTCAGATACGTGTAGTTCTGTCGTTCGAGTTTCTTGTATTACATTGCTTAATCGTTAATGATGCTGCTTGGaagctttcttcttttgtcttgagtaaattgttgtttttcttgatttggatGTTTCTAACCTAAAAGTTCTCTgaattacaatatttttttcctagATCTTCTTTGTTGGCCTTCAGTTCAAGTATTTTGATAATTACTGATTATTTCTTTGCAGGTTAAGGTTATCATAGTTGATAGTGTGACATTTCATTTCCGCCAAAATTTTGATGACTTGGCGCTCAGGACACGATTACTCAGTGAAATGGCTCTTAAGTTGATGAAGCTGGCCAAGAAGTTTAATTCGGCCGTAAGAATCAGTTATCTAATTATAATGTTTCATACTAACATATATGGTAGAGTATCAACTTAAAATTGACATAAGTAGTAATTTATAAAGTTGAATGTGTCAACTTTATTAGCAAGCATGGACACTTTAAACTAGCACATTGaataagttatatatatatatacacacacacgcACAGACAATTTGACTCGTGGGAATAACAAAAATCAGTGTATTTGACTAATAAACTTCGAATTTCTCGATATCATGTCACATTTAGAACATgtagaaatattttgaattctcGATACATTTTTTCTAATACAAGATTCAGCATGATATAAGTAAATCATTTAAATGGATGAGAAATCCATATCTTTGAAGaagatatttttcttcctatGCCCCTTTCATATCATGTCAATATCCTGAATTTGCATCTATACTCCTCAACCAATGCTGAGAGAAACACATATATGCTTGGATATGTCActctaatttcttttgtatcttcttttttcattcatgCTAGTATTAACTTTAATAGTTGTATCTTACATTTGTTCTATTGTTTTTCCCCTGCCTTTGTTGCTTTTTTCTCCTCGACTCTTCGGCAGGTTGTTCTATTGAATCAGGTCACCACTAAGTTCGCCGAAGGTTCATTCCAATTGACTCTTGCATTGGGTATGTCATTTTTAAGTCTCCTTCTTACCTTTCACTGTTACAAATCATTGTTGATCAGTCACTTGTTGCACTCCCTTGGATGTCTTTAAGCATTCTGATTCCATTGAGTTGATTAGGTGATAGCTGGTCACACTCTTGCACGAACCGGATCATTTTATATTGGAATGGCGATGAAAGGTACGCGTATCTTGAAAAATCGCCCTCTCTTCGATCTGCATCGGCACCTTATTCTGTGACTTGTAGAGGCATTAGAAATTCTACATCAAGTAATAAGAGAACCAAAATGATCTAAGATTTGACACGCCTTTAAAACTCACATGAATTCATGTTGTTCTCATGCTTCATCTAATTTAAGTATGGAATTATCTGAAtgattcttggttttgcttcCACACCTAAGTTGTAGTGCATGGAACTTCTATGATatggaaaattgaaagttgCCCTTATCTTCTTGCTGCCGTTGGAAtatttttcatgaattttctCTTTAGCCGGTAAATCATAAATGGCTAAAAGGGATTCTTATGCTTTTGGCCCTCACATTTGGTCAATTCgattatatatatctatatctcGAGATCAACAAGTGGGGTGAGTCTCTCTATGAGACAATGTGTGATTCAAACTCCTAAATTCTTAATCGAGCGTATATAGTTTAATCGGTTGAATTATGCTTCGTTCTACATTATTTGAACAAGGCTGTTTTATAAGAATTAGTTTgtacaattatttttgttagtaGACCGATATGTTATGTAGTTATTTGGTTAATATGGGGTGACATAGGTTTCTTGAATTACTCACGATgtttccaaaatttattaaaaatttaagcattgaaatgaaatttctaAATGTATGATAATTGAAGGAACATgggaaaatttaattatgaatatggtTTCATctgaatttttatttctagggctcttttttttaaaacataatattacaTTTAAGTCTATTTAGATAAATAAGTTTGGTTGATGAAGATGAATGGCCATCGCTTTAATCtactaaacaaataaatatgtcatgtttattttaacattaaaattaaattagttgtGGACGATTGACGTAAACATAATTACCTCTAAGTGAACCAATTCAAATTTGGATCTTGATATGTTAGTGCCTTTTAAAAGTAGATATTCTGTGAGTTCACCATGAATGCGGTCTAAGTGGTCAGTGATTTCAAGATCccataaaaaatactttttttatgtTTCGGGTTTTAGCTATAGCTCGTATTCATTTAGCCATTTCCTCCTTCATTCTCAAACCTCTTGATATTGTGACTTTTTCCCATGCTTcctcattcacatttttcaaaaataatttaaaattaagtttcctattttcctatttttcattctttactttaattaatcaaactATAGCAAGGAAACACgttaattgaaatattatattttgaactGTATccctagaaaaaaaatatatttattattattattattattattattattattatatttttagtataacACTTTCCATAGCGTTGAACTccgaaaaaataaagaaatttgacatttattcACCTTAAAGTATAGACTAAAAGTGAAGCCTTTTTACAGAgagagatatatttgtgatAAAGTAAGgtacaaaaaatataaacctCTATTATTTCcccaaaaaatatttaaaaaaaaatccaataaaaatgattttattttattttctaaaaaaccTGTTAATTAGTGGAGGAAATTTTGGAAGGCAGCCGTTTATCTTACCCACACTCAACGGCTGAGATTCTCCATCGTTCTAATCCAATGGCCACCTCTCGTCTCTCAAGCTCGATCCTCCATTTCCACACAAGATATAACTGATACTCCGACAATCCATTTCTTCAATCCGCCACCATTCCCACACCCATGGCTTCCACTTCCTCCCTCACTCTTTCTCAAGCTCTCTTCTCCCGCGAAATCTCCCGCCATGCCTCCAATTCCTCCTCCGACCGAGTCCCCTTCTCTATCCCCACATTCTCCGGCCTCAAATCCACCAAACCACCGCGCCTTTCCGGCTCCGCCCACCGCCCCAGGACCGCCCACTACCGCCGCCAAATCGTTAGAGCTGCCGTCGCTGAGACATTGGGCACCACCGCTGAAACTGCCCTCGTTGAGAAGTCCGTCAACACGATCCGATTCTTGGCCATTGATGCGGTTGAGAAAGCTAATTCCGGTCACCCTGGTTTGCCCATGGGCTGTGCGCCGATGGGTCATATTCTCTACGATGAGatcatgaaatacaaccccaAGAATCCTTACTGGTTCAATCGGGATCGCTTCGTTTTGTCTGCCGGACATGGCTGTATGTTGCAGTATGCTCTGCTTCATCTTGCTGGCTACGACAGTGTCAGGGTTGGTTCCctgaactttatttatttgtttttcagCTTCATTGGctttgttcttcatgttcatAAGCTTGTTTTACTTGAATTATCTGAAATTCTAAGTTTCTGGGTCTGGTTTTTATCTCTTTTGGAATGATTTATccaagtgtgagaagaaatgagctaaaacgctctgctttaagccatagaggtctttctttaatagacagACATGAGTGGGAAATCGAGGAGTatgtgaggttgtatgtacaaaGTATGGTGACGACAGGGTGATTTGGAGGCCAaaagggtggagccgaagagtaatcaatcggctccgcTTGCAGCCACCATGTAGACTGCTCCCTGCCGTGTCAAAGCCAGTAGtagtggtggagaagaagatgagtagaGAATTCATaagccattgaaaataaaggatCGGGACCCTAAAGTAAAGGGTTTTGATACCATGAAAATATTTGCTATTTGTCTATAATAAACGGTCAAATATGGTACATATAGTAAACCATAATTCAAggctaaatatccttaacataGCTGATTTTGGTATTAGGAGGAAGATTTGAAGAGCTTTCGTCAATGGGGAAGCCGAACCCCAGGACACCCAGAGAATTTTGAAACGCCCGGTGTTGAGGTCACAACTGGTAAGATTCTTGTCTTGAAACTCAATTGATCCATGTCGTAACGGAGAAGTTGATACAATTTGGCTTACTTTGTAATTTGATTCTATCGAAGATGGGtaggagggagtcccacattggctaatttaggaaatgatcatgggtttataagtaatgaatatatcttcattggtacgaggctttttgaggaagcccaaagcaaagccatgagagcttatactcaaagtggacaatatcatatcattgtggaaaGTCGTAATTTCTAACGGATTTGATCGCTTGCAGGTCCTCTTGGACAGGGAATTGCAAATGCTGTTGGATTAGCCCTGGCAGAGAAACACTTAGCCGCTCGTTTTAACAAACCCGACAGCGAGATCGTCGACCACTACACGTAAGAACATCGCCATTTTACCGATGATTTGCAGCTATTTTGTGTTTGCTCAAAGGTATTTGTATGTGTTCTACAGATATGTTATACTAGGAGATGGTTGCCAAATGGAGGGAATTGCCAATGAGGCTTGTTCTTTGGCTGGTCATTGGGGACTAGGGAAGCTCATTGCTTTTTATGATGATAACCACATTTCGATCGATGGAGATACCGAGATTGCCTTCACCGAGAGTGTCGATACTCGTTTCGAGGGTCTAGGATGGCATGTTATCTGGGTGAAGAACGGAAACACGGGGTACGATGAAATCCGTGCTGCGATTCAGGAAGCTAAAGCTGTTAAAGACAAGCCTACGATGATCAAGGTTCGGGTTATCGCCTATCTTTTAAGGTTTATTTTGGTTGTAAGAAAGCTAGCATGTATTCTATTCATTTTCAGGTGACAACAACCATTGGTTATGGATCTCCAAACAAAGCCAATTCATATAGTGTTCATGGTAGTGCACTTGGTACGAAAGAAGTCGAGGCTACGAGGAGCAACCTTGCGTGGCCATACGAACCTTTCCACGTGCCAGAGGACGTTCAAAAGTAAGAACGATTAGCTCCGTTCGTACTTCTAATTAGTCTACATCGTAAATTTTACTGATCCAACATGTTTTCGATGATTTTTCAGGCACTGGAGTCGTCACATTCCCCAGGGTGCAGATCTTGAGGCCGAATGGAACGCTAAGTTTGCTGAATATGAGAAGAAGTACGCCGAGGAAGCGGCTGAGTTGAAGTCGA
This portion of the Cucurbita pepo subsp. pepo cultivar mu-cu-16 chromosome LG08, ASM280686v2, whole genome shotgun sequence genome encodes:
- the LOC111800488 gene encoding transketolase, chloroplastic, yielding MASTSSLTLSQALFSREISRHASNSSSDRVPFSIPTFSGLKSTKPPRLSGSAHRPRTAHYRRQIVRAAVAETLGTTAETALVEKSVNTIRFLAIDAVEKANSGHPGLPMGCAPMGHILYDEIMKYNPKNPYWFNRDRFVLSAGHGCMLQYALLHLAGYDSVREEDLKSFRQWGSRTPGHPENFETPGVEVTTGPLGQGIANAVGLALAEKHLAARFNKPDSEIVDHYTYVILGDGCQMEGIANEACSLAGHWGLGKLIAFYDDNHISIDGDTEIAFTESVDTRFEGLGWHVIWVKNGNTGYDEIRAAIQEAKAVKDKPTMIKVTTTIGYGSPNKANSYSVHGSALGTKEVEATRSNLAWPYEPFHVPEDVQKHWSRHIPQGADLEAEWNAKFAEYEKKYAEEAAELKSIISGELPAGWEDALPKYTPENPGDATRNLSQQCLNALAKVLPGFLGGSADLASSNMTLLKMYGDFQKNTPEERNVRFGVREHGMGAICNGIALHSPGFIPYCATFFVFTDYMRAAMRISALSEAGVIYVMTHDSIGLGEDGPTHQPIEHLASFRAMPNILMFRPADGNETAGAYKVAVVNRKRPSIMALSRQKLPQLPGTSIEGVEKGGYIISDNSSGNKPDVILIGTGSELEIAAQAGEELRKEGKAVRVVSFVSWELFDEQSDAYKESVLPEAVSARVSIEAGSTFGWGKIVGSKGKSIGIDRFGASAPAGKIYKEFGITVEAVVAAARELS
- the LOC111800642 gene encoding DNA repair protein RAD51 homolog 3 isoform X2, yielding MEVGRLPISATLRGKLISAGYTTLSSLASASPSDLARELEISNNEAFEILKFASHGSRLDRPDGSGAIVNGAETAWDMLHKEQLLPRITTSCADLDNLLGGGINSSEVTEIGGVPGIGKTQLGIQLAVNVQIPGAFGGLGGKAVYIEGSFMVERAVQIAEACIEDMSDYSVLVKKNAMPHQVQIQPKDILENIFYFRVCSYTEQIALVNYLDKFITEHKDVKVIIVDSVTFHFRQNFDDLALRTRLLSEMALKLMKLAKKFNSAVVLLNQVTTKFAEGSFQLTLALGDSWSHSCTNRIILYWNGDERYAYLEKSPSLRSASAPYSVTCRGIRNSTSSNKRTKMI
- the LOC111800641 gene encoding uncharacterized protein LOC111800641, which encodes MCSPRTRMPLRLPSPRFSIFWNPPAIALLLPPSSTSTLPFPSLTVSSAMAMAMPFSSSSSNTPLDQDDPNLSQVLKYHNQTKHAFSSYARGPHGLDWANQPNPFRRYTAAPLLPVSHFPILKQSAASDDVIDEAPSYDSLFVSLPNPKTVCKATISQFFYDSLALSAWKSTGFSTWSLRVNPSSGNLHPTEAYLISPPIKSISDSGFVAHYAPKEHALEIRTQIPDGFFFKFFPENSFLIGLSSIFWREAWKYGERAFRYCNHDVGHAIAAVSMAAAGLGWDVKVVDGLGYDDLKKLMGLHTFPEFEIPSRPVKGSFPVIEFEHPDCVLAVFPNGTADFTLNYEELSSAIQEFTELDWKGEANLLSKQHICWDIIYRTAMAVEKPLTGECRALVHPFQSSGVIGERPYKDFTVREVVRKRRSAVDMDGVTSITRDMFYQILLHCVPSGSRGGEKQREGLALPFRALPWEAEVHAAMFVHRVVGLPQGLYFLVRNEDHFDELKKATKPDFKWVKPDGCPSDLPLYELHRGDYQALSKRLSCHQDIASDGCFSLGMIAHYEPTLRQKGVYMYPRLFWETGVLGQVLYLESHAVDISATGIGCFFDDPVHETLGLKGSKFQSLYHFTVGGPVLDKRIMSLPAYPGPNVDA
- the LOC111800642 gene encoding DNA repair protein RAD51 homolog 3 isoform X1; translated protein: MEVGRLPISATLRGKLISAGYTTLSSLASASPSDLARELEISNNEAFEILKFASHGSRLDRPDGSGAIVNGAETAWDMLHKEQLLPRITTSCADLDNLLGGGINSSEVTEIGGVPGIGKTQLGIQLAVNVQIPGAFGGLGGKAVYIDTEGSFMVERAVQIAEACIEDMSDYSVLVKKNAMPHQVQIQPKDILENIFYFRVCSYTEQIALVNYLDKFITEHKDVKVIIVDSVTFHFRQNFDDLALRTRLLSEMALKLMKLAKKFNSAVVLLNQVTTKFAEGSFQLTLALGDSWSHSCTNRIILYWNGDERYAYLEKSPSLRSASAPYSVTCRGIRNSTSSNKRTKMI